Proteins from a single region of Dama dama isolate Ldn47 chromosome 14, ASM3311817v1, whole genome shotgun sequence:
- the SELE gene encoding E-selectin has translation MVPAGAGLHCSWQTSHQTCRSGTKEKQQQHGRSLILKRPLHRTKSIFKSNLWIKRTLEVMIASQYLSFLTFVLLLFKESRTWSYHASKENMTFEEARDYCQKTYTALVAIQNQEEIKYLNSTFSHSPSYYWIGIRKINNIWTWIGTNKSLTKEATNWAPGEPNNKQSDEDCVEIYIKREKDSGKWNDERCTKKKLALCYKAACTPTPCSSHGECVETINNYTCQCHPGFKGLKCEQVVTCQAQKHPEHGHLVCNPLGKFSYNSSCSVSCAEGYLPSSTQATWCTSSGEWSAPLPTCNVVKCDALSNPDNGVVNCSQNHGSLPWNTTCTFECQEGYKLTGPQHLQCNSSGIWDNKQPTCKAVTCAAISHPQNGTVNCSHSSVGEFAFKSSCRFACTEGFVLQGPPQVECTAEGQWTQQVPVCEVVRCSRLDVSGKLSMNCSGEPVLGTECTFACPERWTLNGSVVLTCGATGHWSGMLPTCEAPIVSQTPLAVGLSTAGVSLVTIPSFLFWLLKRLRKKAKKFSPTSSCSSLLKMEATQHLPS, from the exons ATGGTTCCAGCAGGAGCAGGGCTCCACTGTTCTTGGCAGACCTCACACCAAACCTGCAGGAGTGGCAcaaaagagaagcagcagcaacaCGGGAGGAGTCTGATACTGAAACGACCACTTCACCGAACA AAAAGCATTTTCAAGTCTAATCTTTGGATCAAAAGAACTCTTGAAGTCATGATTGCTTCACAGTATCTCTCTTTTCTCACTTTCG TGCTTCTCCTGTTTAAAGAAAGCAGAACCTGGTCTTACCATGCATCCAAGGAAAACATGACTTTTGAGGAGGCCAGAGATTATTGCCAGAAAACTTACACAGCTCTAGTTGCAATTCAAAACCAGGAAGAGATTAAATATCTGAACTCCACATTCAGCCATTCACCAAGTTACTACTGGATTGGAATCAGAAAGATCAACAATATATGGACCTGGATAGGGACCAATAAGTCTTTGACCAAAGAAGCCACAAACTGGGCTCCAGGTGAACCAAACAATAAGCAAAGTGATGAGGACTGTGTAGAAATCTACATTAAGAGAGAAAAGGACTCAGGCAAGTGGAATGATGAGAGGTGCACCAAAAAGAAGCTCGCCTTGTGTTATAAAG CTGCCTGTACCCCCACACCCTGCAGCAGCCATGGTGAATGTGTAGAGACCATCAACAACTACACTTGCCAGTGCCACCCTGGCTTCAAGGGTCTCAAATGTGAGCAAG ttGTGACCTGTCAGGCACAGAAACATCCTGAGCATGGACATCTGGTTTGCAACCCTTTGGGGAAATTCAGCTACAACTCTTCCTGCTCCGTCAGCTGTGCAGAGGGCTACCTCCCAAGCAGCACGCAGGCCACGTGGTGCACGTCCTCTGGAGAATGGAGCGCTCCTCTTCCAACCTGCAATG TGGTTAAGTGTGATGCTTTGTCAAATCCGGACAATGGAGTTGTAAACTGTTCCCAAAACCATGGAAGCCTCCCATGGAACACCACCTGTACATTTGAGTGTCAGGAAGGATATAAACTCACTGGACCCCAGCACCTACAGTGTAACTCCTCTGGGATTTGGGACAATAAGCAGCCAACATGTAAAG CTGTGACCTGTGCAGCCATCAGCCATCCTCAGAATGGCACTGTGAACTGTAGCCACTCCTCGGTTGGAGAGTTCGCTTTCAAGTCATCCTGCCGCTTCGCTTGTACAGAGGGCTTCGTGTTGCAGGGGCCACCCCAGGTTGAATGCACTGCCGAGGGACAATGGACACAGCAGGTCCCGGTTTGTGAAG TGGTACGATGTTCACGTTTGGACGTTTCTGGAAAGCTCAGCATGAACTGCAGTGGGGAGCCTGTGCTTGGCACTGAGTGTACGTTTGCATGTCCTGAAAGATGGACGCTCAACGGCTCTGTAGTGCTGACCTGCGGTGCCACAGGACACTGGTCTGGGATGCTGCCAACCTGCGAAG CTCCCATTGTGTCCCAAACTCCCTTGGCAGTTGGACTTTCTACTGCTGGAGTCTCCCTTGTGACAATACCATCCTTTCTCTTCTGGCTTCTGAAACGCCTTCGGAAGAAAG CAAAAAAATTTTCTCCTACCAG CAGCTGCTCAAGCCTGCTCAAGATGGAGGCTACCCAGCACCTTCCGAGTTAA